From Alloacidobacterium dinghuense:
TTTGTACTTTCGATTCCCGTCGGCATCTCCATCGCAGGCTGTGGTGGCACAAACCCTAACAACTATTGCATCAAGAATGGCCACGGATACGGTGAGAAGGTCACAGACCTTGACCACATCAACCTGGGACCGGCGTCGACCGGAATCTCCCTTTCTTATGGGCAGACCGGCCAGGTAAATCAGCCTACCGGCTTCAACTGCAATGGCGGCACGGTCAGCGTCGCACACTATGTTTACGGCACAACGAACCTGAACCTCGCCGACATTAATCCGTCGACCGGTGCGATCTGCGCCGGCACATGGAACCGTCACAGCGCCTCAGGGATCCCGGACTTCACCATCTGCACGCCGCCAACGCAGCCGGGAGTCGCTCAGGTCACGGCAAGCGCTTCGGCGGTGACCAGCAATCCGATCAGCATCTATATTCATCCGGCGGTCACGGCGATCACGATCGGCTCCCAGACAGCCTGCGTCTCCCAAAACCAGACGTTAAATTATCCGGGAACAACCACGCCCATGCCGCTGACGGTGAATACGCAGGTCTTTGGTCCCGACGGCGTGACTATCCCTTCCCAATACGTGGGCACCGTCACCTACAACCCTGTAAATAGCAGTATCGTCACCATTAACAACACGACAGACACCACAAGCACGAATCCTGTAAATGGTCTCGCCACCGCCCTCCAGCCTGGGTCGACGGTCATCAACGCCGTGCTCGCAGGCACCACCTCTGCCGCCGGATATTTCTTCACTTGTCCGCCAGCCAGCATTGGACTCACGCTCAACGGCTCAACGGGTATGCCTACTCCCGTGACCGTGACCGCCAGCAGCCCGCAGAATCTCCTGGCGAATATTCCTGACACAACCGGGACCGGCATCAGCGGCCTCTCGCTGGACTACACCTCGACGCAGCCCAAACAGATCTCCGTCAGCAGTTCCGGTACGGTGACCGCTACCTTCCCGACGACCACCACGATTACGGCAATATGCCAACCCGGCACGTGCAATCCCGCGCCGGTAAATATCATCGGCCAGCTGGGAACCGGCCTGCCTGTTACCAGTAATCCTGTCATTGTGAACTCTCCGGGACGCAGCAGCAGCAAGCTGTGGCTGGCCTCGTCGCAATCTTCTTACTTCACGCCGCTCGACCTGACTGCAACCGGAGCACCGACGCCGATCAAGCTGCCGTACATTCCGAACTCGATGGTGCTCGATCAGAACGGCACGAATCTTTACTTCGGCAGCTATCACGAGCTGATGGTCGTCAGTGCAGGAACCAATACGCTCAGCAAGGAAGACACGAACGTTCCCGGAGTCGTGCTCGCGGTTTCGCCGGACAGCGCAACTGCAGTCATCAACGACCAGGTGAATCAGATCATCTATCTCTACAACGGGAGCAAAGGGTCATTCACCAGCGTTGGCGGGCTCGCGACGCGCGCGCAGTATTCTCCGGATGGGAAGAATCTCTACATCATCGGGCCCAACAACTTCTACGTCTACAACGCAGCGACCGGTTGGAGCACGTACACGAACTCGAATGGCGGCACGAATGTCTGCACCACAGCCCAGCTGAATAACAACAACAACACTACAACCTTTGACCCGTTCTGCTCTCCAGACATTACCGTTGCGATCCCCAGCATCGGTCCCTTCATCACCGGATCGAACACCACGGCCAATGGTTTCTGCCCGAATACGACGGTGAGTCCGCCGGTTTATTATCCGCTTGCGGCGACCATCGCGACGGCCTCGGATCACGTCACAGCTACCAATGACGGCAATCACATTCTGGGAGCAACCGCGAACCCGGCTCAGATTGCCGATATCTCGGTCAAAATTCCCATCGGATCATGCCCGTCGAGTAATCAGGGCATCAAGCTGCAGCAGGGTTCGGGCACAAATCCTGGCGACTACAGCATCAATACCTCGGCGCTCAGCAGCATCACTCCAACTGAAATCAATCAGGTCGTCTCATCCCCGACTGCAGCCATTGCCTTCGTCACGTACAGCGCAGCAAGCGCAACCGGCCTGTTGCCGGCCTATACTCCATCGACAACGTACGGCACTGCTGGAACAGTGTCGAATGTGCAGCTCTCAACCGGAGCGCAGGCGCCGCTCTCCGGCGCATTCAGCCCCGATGATTCGACTTTCTTCGTCGGCACCTCGGGTGACAATCTGCTGCACTTCATTGATATTCAATCGCTCACTGATACGCAGACGGTTAATCCTAAGCTGCCAAAATGTGTCCAGCAACCGGCAAACGGAGCGCCTGTTTGTGATCCCAGCACGGCGGTTCCTGTCCAGTTCATCGCGGTACAACCACGCACAACAACTTAATTCGTTCAGCCCTCCACAGAAGATGCCCGCAGCCAAAAGCGGCGGGCATTTCTATCTCTGGCGCGACTTTGCGCATGCCTTTCCGGGCATTCTCGCCGTTTTTACATTCTGTTCATGCTGCATTCATAGCCCCTTTAGAGTGAACCTTTAGTGTCTTTGTAGTTACGCCCGAATACACAAATCTGCTGTGCGTAGGCCTGAATCACTCCCTGCACGACAATTTACTGATTTGAGGAGGCTACTATGAAACACCCTCGTTCATGGGCATGGTATCGTTACACCATAGCCCTCGCTGTCATCGCATTTCTCGGCTCATCCGTTAACGCTCAAGTTAATACTGCCAGCCTTTCCGGTTTAATTACTGACCCGAGCGGCGCAGCCGTTCCAAACGTAACCGTCAATGCTACAAGTCCAGCCACCGGCTATGCGCGCGTCGTCACCACCGACAACGCCGGCTATTACACTTTCCAGAACCTGCCGATCGGGCAGTACACGGTACGAGTGGAAGCTCCCGGATTTACGACAGACCAGGAAAATGTAACTCTCAATGTTGCAGAAAAGGGCCGCCGCGATTTCTCGCTTCAGGTTGGCTCAGAGCAACAGACCGTCCAAGTGGAAGCGCAGGGCATAGGCCTTTCCCCCGATGACGCCTCGATCGGCACAGTCGTTGACTCGAGGACAATCGAACAGACTCCGCTTTACCTGCGCAACTGGGATGACTTGCTTCGCACAGTTCCCGGCGTGCAGATTAGCCGCTTCACGCAGCAGAGCGGTTCCACCTCAGCCGGACGCACCGGCGACTTCAACGTCAACGGCATCCACTCGCTTCAGAACAACTTCATTCTCGACGGCATCGACAACAACACCTTCTCGGAAAACGTGCAGGAACTCAGCACTGAGTCTGCGCACCCGTCGGTTGACGTCATCGCCGAATTCAACATCATCACGAATCCCTACTCGGCTGAGTATGGACGCGCACCGGGAGCCGCAGTCTCCGTCAACACCCGGAGCGGCACCAATCAGTTCCACGGCCTCGCCTATGAGTACGTGCGCAATCAGTACTTTGACGCTACGGACTTCATCACCAAGCAGCACAACCAGCCCAAGGCGGAAAACAATCAGAACCAGTTCGGCGGCAGCTTCGGCGGCCCGATCCTCAAGAACCGGCTCTTTGGTTTCTTTAACTACGAGGGCACGCGCATCAAGCAGGGCGTGAACCGCACCTCCACCGTGCCGCTCGATAACGAGCGTATCGGCGACTTCAGCCCAGAAACCAGCGCGAAGGTCGGCATCAAGTATCCGACGATCTACGATCCGCAGACTGGCCAGCCTTTCGCCGACAACAAAATCCCGGCAGGCCGCATCGACCCGGTTGTCGCCAGTCTCATCGCGCTCTTCCCCGAACCAAATGTAGCTTCGAACGGCTCGTTTGCAGAAACAAACAACTACTTCCGCACCGGCGGCGTGCAGGATAACAACGACAGCTATAACGGCCGCGTCGACTGGACAGCTTCGCAGAACGACACCGTCTTCGCGCGCTATAACTATTCGAATCGCTTCCGCTTCATCCCCGGCTACTTTGGCGGGTTGGCCGACGGCAGCAGCACCTCAGCGTGGGGCCGCCAATACCTGAAGAACCACAGCCTCGTTATCGGCTGGACGCATGTTTTCAGCGCAAGCATGGTCAACGACTTCCGCTTCGGCTGGGTACGCAATTACTCTTTCGCAGAGCAGGACCCGTTTGCTCTGACGGAATATGCCGGAAACTTTGTTCCCGGTATTCCCATCAACCCGGCGGTCGGCGGCGGTGTTCCGCTCACCACGTTCAGCGGTTCAATCGGAGCTTTCGTTGGATCACCTGACTTCCTGCCCAAGCAGCAGGTGCCACAGCAATTCCAGTACAACGACACGCTTTCGATCACGCACGGCAGGCAGACTTATAAAATCGGCGCCTCGCTCTATGCGCCAATGCGCAACCTCTTCCAGGACGAGCCCGGCATGCGCGGCGATATGACCTTTACCGGCATCTTCACCTGCGAACGCAATGCATCCAGCCAGTGCATTTCAAACACCGGCTTTCCTTATGCCGACGGCCTGCTCGGCCAAGTGCAGAGCAACCAGCTCACCAACGTCCACTTCGTCGATCAGCGCATCTGGATGCTCTCCGGCTTCTTTGAAGATGACTGGAAGGTCACGCCGAAGCTCACCCTCAATCTCGGCTTGCGCTATGACTTTGCCACACCCGCGCTCAACGCCAAGAACCAGATGGCGAATTTCGATCCCGACTCGGGCTCGCTGGTCTTCGCTCGCTCCGGCAGCCTGAAGTCGCGCTCGCTGGTCGACACCAACTACAAGAACTTCGGCCCGCGCCTCGGCTTTGCCTACTCGCCCGACCAGAAAACAGTCGTGCGTGGTGGATACGGCATCTACTACACCGTCTTCGAGCGCTACGGCAGCGAAGACCAGCTCTCGCTCAATCCACCATTCCTCATCAACAAGACACAGTCGGCTGCTTCAACCTCAACGACTCCGGCCATGATCGCGCAGCAGGGCTTCCCGTCGAACTATCTCGACCCCTCGACCATCAATCTCAACAACCTCACCTCCTTCCATATCCGCGCTCTGAACTCGAACGACCCCACGCCTTATGTCCAACAGTGGAGCTTCGGCATTCAGCGCGCTATTGCAAACACCTGGACAGCTGAGGTGGACTATGTTGGCACCAAGTCAACGCATCTTGACATCATCCGCGACTACAACCAGCCGATTATCTCTGGCAACACTGTTCAGACGACGACAAACAGCAGCGGTAAAACGGTGCCGGTCATTCCCTACTCCAACTTCGGCCAGATCGAATACACAGACCCGATCGGCTTCGGCAACTACAACGGCTTGCAGGCAAGCCTCAAGCGCCGCTTCCAGGCAGGCTTGAGCCTGCAGGCTGCCTATACCTACTCACACAGCCTCGATAACGCGCCGGAGGAACTCGAAAGCAACTCTGGCGATGCGCCGAATGGACGCAACGCGGCCGCGTGGTATGGCAACAGTGACTTCGATATCCGCAATCGCGTCTCTGTCAGCTATGTCTATGAGCTGCCCTTCGGTCATGGCAAGTCGATGCTGAACAGCGGTCCGCTCTCGTGGATCTTCGGAGACTTCCGTACTTCGGGCGTCTACACCTTCTACTCTGGGCACCCGTTCACGGTGAACTCCGGTGGCACGCTCGCCAGCGCACTCGATCCTTATGGCTATGCTGTAGCTACGCCGTTCGTCGTCGGCAAGCCGCGCGTCATCGGCGATCCAGCATGCTACTTCTACATCTCGACGAACAAAGCGTGCTCCCAATTCGCGCCCAACACCACCGATGCCTATGTGGCTGCGCCCGCCGGTCAATTCGGCAACAGTGGACGCAACACGCTCATCGGACCACGCACCAATGTGTTCGACGCAGCTCTGATGCGGGACTTCCCCATTGAACGCGTCAATCTTCAGGCTCGTTGGGAAGTCTTCAACGTAACCAATACGCCGGAGTTTGGCCAGCCCGGCAACAACATCACCAGCAGTTCTGCGGGCAGTATCACCACGCTATCCGGCGATCCTCGCGTCATGCAGTTTGCATTGCGCATATCCTTCTAACTGAGAATTGACAAGCGGGGCCTGCAGAAATGCAGGCCCTACTTCTTTCCGCGTAAGTTTGAACAGGCGCTTTACAAATTGAACTGCCATCCCGCGTCGGGTGCCGGAATGCTCTGAACACAATGATCAAGAAAATTCTGCCTGGACTCTTGTCGCTCCTTTGCCTGACTTTCTTTTCTTTGGAAGCCCTCTCCGCACAAGTCAAACCCGACATCACTCTCAAAGGCGTCATCACAGGGAGCGAGAACAACAGCTACGTCGAAGCGCCCTTCACAGTGCCGGACGGGATTGTATCGATCACGGTTACATTTCATTACACGGGGAAAGAACAGCACACCGCACTCGATCTCGGGCTATTTGATCCTGAGCGTTTTCGCGGCTGGAGCGGCGGCAACAAGGACCACTTCACCGTAAGCACGACCAGCGCCACGCCATCCTATCTTCCCGGCCCGCTTCCAGCCGGACAATGGAAGCTGATTATCGGTGTCCCCAATATCCGTGAGACGGTCACGTCCAATTACGAAGCGAACATTTTCTTCACGCGAGAGAAGAGCACGCCGACATCGTTCGCGGACGCGCCTCTGCGCGATGGCCCAGCCTGGTATCGCGGCGATCTCCACATTCACACGGCACACAGTGATGGAAGCTGCCAAAGTCAGAGTGGCAAGAAAGTGCCATGCCCCGTCTTCCTTACCGCTGAGACGGCGTCAGCGCGCGGTCTCGACTTCATTGCCGTCACCGATCACAACACCGATTCGCACTACGATGCTCTGCGCGAACTCCAGCCCTATTTCGACAAGCTGCTCTTCATTCCCGGCCGCGAAATCACAACCTTCTGGGGACACGCCAACCTCTTCGGCCCGACAGACTTTGTCGACTTCCGCGTCGGCACAACTGTTCCTTCCGCGCAGATGCTCTTTGAAGAAGCAGCGCGCATGCATGCCATTCTTTCGATCAACCATCCGAATGCGCCTACAGGCCAAGTCTGCATGGGCTGCGGCTGGACACCGAAAGAAGCCGTCGATCCACATCTGATCCAGTCCATCGAAGCGGTGAACGGCGGTGCTGAGGAGGGCCAGTATTCCGGCATCAGTTTCTGGGAGAAATATCTGAATCAGGGCTACCGCATTACCGCCATCGGCGGCAGCGACAACCACAACGCGCCAGCGCCAGCCGGGTCGAGGAGCGCTATCGGCAGCCCAACGACTGTGATCTACGCAGACAATCTATCTGTGCCAGCGATCCTTGACGGCATCCGCAAAGGACACGTCTTCATCGACCTCAGCGCAACGCGCGACCGTCGCTTTGAGATCGCCGCTGAAGATGGCAATCAAAAAGGCATCATGGGAGATGCGCTGCCTGCCCCAGCCGGCTCAACGGTGCAGATATCCGCGCATGTCGTCGCCTGTTCTGGGAACAAGCTGCGTTTCCTGCTCGATGGCCAGCCTGTTGCTTCACTCGACTCTAACATCTCACAGGCGGACCAGGGCATCTCACTTACCCTGCCGTCAGACGGCAAAAAGCACTGGCTGCGTCCCGATGTCGTCTCACCCGAGGGTAAGCTGATCCTCCTCGGCAACCCCATCTATCTCAACTACACGGAAGACAAAAAATGAAAAAAGCCTCTGTCATCCTGACCCTGAACGCAGTGAAGGGGAAGGATCTGCTTTTTGCGATTGCTGCCGCCACACTCTTCGCTGTCACGCCAGTACTCATGGCACAGAGCGCAGCGCACCCCGGCGCACGCACGGTCATGGACGCGCACAACTGTTATCCCTACTACGAATGGTGGTACGACCGCATCGACCGCGCACTCTCTGCTGGAACACCTCTCGCCATCGAACAGGATCTCGCTTGGTACACCGATAAGAAGACCGGCAAATCATGGTCGATCGTCACTCATGGATTGCCCGGCGAAGGCAACGAGCCAACCATGAAGCAGTATTTTTTTGAACGCGTCCGCCCCATCGTCGAGCAGGCGCTGCGCGACGGAAATCATGGCGACTGGCCGATCATCACGCTCAACCTCGATTTCAAGACAGAGGAGCCCGCGCACCTGCGCGCTGTCTTCGCGCTGCTGAACGAATATAAGGACTGGCTCATCACCGCGCAGCGCACTGCTGACGGCACCACTCCGCAGCCACTCGATATCCGCCCGATCCTCGTGTTGACCGGCGAATCGGACGCACAAGAGAAAGTGTTCTACAACGAGGTTCCCGTCGGCGCGAAGCTGCTTGTTTTCGGAGCCGCGCACACCAATACAAAGAACAAGATGGCCGCCCCTGAGATTCTCGAACCCGCGCGTGCAACCAATTACCGCCGCTGGTGGAACAACCCGTGGGGAGTCGTTGAGGAGAGCGGCCAAAACAAGGCCGGCGACTGGACGAAGGAAGACAATCTCCGCCTGCGGGCGCTCGTTGAACACGCCCACCAGAATGGATTGTGGATTCGCTTCTACACGCTCGACGGCGTCGACAACAAACAAGACTTGAGCTGCCACGGCTGGTTCTCGGGCTATCAGTTCGGATCGTATGCCGCCGCTGAAGCGCGTTGGCGCGCTGCACTCGAAGCAGGCGTGGACTACATCGCCAGCGACCAGTACGAGGCGCTGGGCAAGTTCATCAAAGAGAACACGCAACACTAAAGTGTAGTCACGGCAGGGATCGAATCCTGATGCCTGCGCAGAAGCTCCGCGGATTCAGGCGACAATGAGCGCAGCCATGCCTCTGCTTGAATCCGCGCGCCTCCGCCTCTTCGAGAAATTTGCTGAGGCCGCTGCGCGCCGCAGGCAATCGGAACCCGCACACCTCACCACGGGCCGACGCGGTGAACTCGCCGCCTTTTTCTATCTCCGCCGCCAGGGATACATCGTCGTAGCGCGCGGCTGGCGCTCAGGCCGTCTGCGCGGGGACATCGACCTGATCGCATGGGAAAATGAAACGCTCTGCTTTATTGAAGTCAAAACCCGCACCACGCGTGACGTGGCCACCGCCGAGGCAGCGGTTGACGAAGACAAGCGCCGCACGCTTCGGCGGCTCGCGCGCAGCTATATGCGTAGGCTTCCACGTCAGGAATCGCCTGCGCGCTTCGACATTCTGTCGATCTATTTTGAAGAAGAGAAATCTGCGGAGTTCGAACTTTTTCGCAATGCCTTCGGTTGGTCCTAATCATCACCTTGCTACGGCAGCGTATGCACGATCGTGTTGAAGAGATAAGGGTCCTGAAACTCAGTCCGGTCGCCGGCTTTTTTCCCCGGAACAGGCTGCAATCGCGCTGAAAGCGGCTTGTTCCACTTCGTCGCGAGCGAGGCCACATCGCCGAAGATGCGCTCCATCTGCTCCACGCTGACATCGCCTGGAAGCGGCACAGTATCTAACCCCGTTCCACAAACAGCAGAGTACGCAAGCAACGAGTCGACGTTATAGGCAGACTCGGCCCAGCGTTGCGCCAGCAGCTTGTCTTCCATCACTGGCACCATCAGGCCGGAGTAACCAACCTGTGTGACGGGAACGGCCTTTACAGCGGCCGTGATGATGCGCGCTGCAGTGAGCGTCCCGCTCGAACCGAACTTCGCTCCCGTGAACGCTTCGATCGCGGCACCAATGGACACATCCCCGAGAGGCGCGGGAGTTGGATCAACCCCTAAGAAGTCCCAGCCAGTTTCCGCCGCCACTTTCTTTCCAATGGCGTCTGCTACCGACGCGTGCTTCGACAGCGCAGCCGTCAGGTCGGCAAGAGCGGTGTCATAATTCCCCTTGTCTTTCGTGAAAACGTCGATGACGACATTCGCGCCTTCGAAGCCAATGGCAAACTGTTTGCCATTGCCAAGGTGATACGAGCCCGGGAAGAACGGCGAAAATTGGTTCAGCATCGCTGTGGCTGTGAAATTAAATGTCCCCTGGCCGTGCGGACTGTGCTCGCTGACATACTTCACCAATTGAGCGGTGCGATGAATCGTCTTCCAGTGAATGCCCGTCCCATCCGCAATGATTGTGCTCGCTTCTATGTTCGGCAGAGTTGACAGCGCTCGCTCGAGCAGATGCATCGTGGCTGGATCATCGGAGTCGTGCCACATCGCCGGCCCCACGTTCGGGAGAAAATTTTCTTTCACCGAAAGATCGTCCAGCTGCTTGAGAAACGCCAGAGCCTGATCTTCGGGGAGCCCGGAGACAAGTTCAGCCAAGGGTTGAGTCGTGATGCGCAGCGTTTCCACTTCGTAGCCAGCGGATTCGAACTGCGATTTCGTCTTGCGCAGGACGACCAGAGCGTCGGCAATCTGTTTCTGATAATTGTCGCGATCCAGCAACACAAAACCGGTAATCGCCCTGACTTTCGGATTGGAGGGGTTAGGACCGGTTTGGGCTGCGAGGTACGCCGACACAAGAAAGAGGGCGAGAAAAACGATCCGTTTCATTCAGCTCTCCGAAGGGGAAGAGCAGTATAGCGCATTCAATATCCGGCATCCGGATCATCTTTCTCTGAAGCCGGTTCAGGCTCATTTGCTGAGGAACTGTCCGATCTTGTCGTTCAGAAACTTCTCATCCGCGGGATTGCTGCCCGCGCCTGCCGTGTGTCCCCACAGCGATGGAATGGGGACCAGCGAAACTTGAGGAATGAATTCGGCCTCATAACGCGCGTCTTCGAGTGGGAAATACAGATCCGTCTCCGACGGCATGTAGAGCAGCGGAACTTTGATCGAACGCAGCGCCCGTTCCACATCTCCGTTGAAGCCGGGCGTTGACCCGACATCGTGGCGTTCCCAGGTGCGCATCTGCAGAATCAGATCATTCGCGTCCGCGCCCGGTATGAAATCTGTGCGGAAGTGCGCGAGCACCTGCTCGAAGGTCGTGCCCGGCGGTTCAGTGGACTTCCACAATTCACGGCGCCACCACTCCTGGGAAAACAGCCACGCGGTCCAGACTGTGGCAAACGCTTCCAGTCCCTTCTTCGGCGGTGAGGTATAGTCGCCATCTTTGAAAGCTGCATCTGCCGTGAGCGCAGCAATCTGGCCTTCCAGCCGCACAACGCCATGCGGATACGTCTTCGCCGTGCCCGAGGTCGCAACAATCTTATCGGCAAAGGTCGGATAGCTGACCGCCCATTGAAATGCCTGCTGTGCTCCCATGGAGAAGCCGATCACAGCGCGCAGATGCGTGATCTTCAGCTCTTCGGTGAGCAGTCGGTGAACGGCCTGCACATTATCCCGAATCGTCATGACAGGAAAGCGCGGTCCGTGAAATGGCTCGGGTGTATTGCTCGGCGATGAAGATCTTCCATTGCCGAACAGTTCGCTTGTGATCATGAAATATTTCGAGGTATCGAGAGCATGGCCGGTGCCCATCAACCATTCATATCCATGCAGATTTGCCATGTAATGCGAGGGCAGAAGAATCGCATTGTCATGCGCCGCATTCAGATGTCCGTAGGTGCCATAGATAATGCGGGCTTCGGGCAACACCGTCCCGCTCTCGGTGTGAAAATTGTGAATAACAAACTCATGCTGTTCGGGCTGAGGAACTCCTGCCTTCGACGCCTCCTGCGCCTCTGCGATGCATCCGCACAGCGCACAGCAAAGCAAAAGCAAAGACCACTTTCTCTTTATCGCGGACATCTTCCGTTACGCCTTTTCTATGTCTGGAAAAATCACTGGCCGCTCAGAAATGTATCAACAATCTGCACATATTTGTCGGGCTCTTCGTATGAGGAAAGATGCCCGCTCTTTTCAAAGATCTCTAGCTTTGCGCCGGGAATAGCCTTGTACATTCTCCACGCCGTTAACGGAGCGACGTTCATGTCGAAGCGGCCCGTAATGATCAGCGTAGGCTGAGTGAACTTCGGCAGTTGAGCCGTCAGGTCAATATTTTCGGTCGCTTTCCCAACTGCCTCGCCCACTTTCGGCACATAACCGATATCGCCAATGCCATCCAGATATTTGTGCATCAGATCCTGGCTATAAAAGATCATCCGGAAGTGGTTGATCAACTCCTGCTGCGCGGCCTCATCGGTGTTGCCGAGTTTCTTTCCGATCGCCGCATCCTGCTCCTCAACATCGGGGAAGACCTGGGGCAGCAGGTGCACAATCTCCTTCCACGCGGGCGGAGCCGAGTCGCTGAGAATCAGTTTGCGCACGTGCTCAGGGTGCGCGGAGACATACGCCATCGAAAGCAAACCTCCATAGGAGTCGCCGACGAGGTCAACCTTCTCAAAGCCGAGGTGCGCGCGCACTGCTTCCAGATCAGCAACCTGCGCATCCATTCCCTGCGATGCATTCGCGCTCACCCGCTGCGACTTGCCTGTTCCTCTCTGATCGTAAAAGACAATCTGTCGCTTTTGAGAAAGCCGCGACCAGACATCATTCTGCAGCATGTATTTGTGTGACAAGCCAGGACCGCCATTTACCGCAATCACCGGCGTGTTTGCACTAGCGGCGCCGTAGACCTCGTACGCCAGATCCACATCGGGCGTCTTTACCATTCCGTTAGTCGGCGCAGTTTGCTGCGTCCATGCGGCTGGTGAAAACACCAGCAGAAGAATTAACAATCGATGCATATTCACCTGCAGCTTATTCTTGAAAGGAAAGTTCGTTGGCTAAATGACTCGACCGGCAGACCGCAGCCGCTCATCCTCTAAGCATCATCGCGGCTCATGCGTTGCTGGTCTATAAGAAAAGTTAGCCGTCACGCAACTTGCGCGAGCGGCTGGCGATAGAATGCAGCGATTGCTACCTTATCTGAGGACGCGAAACTATCTGGGGACGCGAAACATGAAACTCTATCGCACGAAGAACGCCATCTTCCTTTTCTCCGACGGCAATTTCTATCGCCTCAAAGAAAATTCGCTGGATGCTTTGCTGGCACAGGATAAGCTCTACGATCACTGCGTGGCTGCGATCAGCAACGCACAGCCTTCCAGCGAGTTTTCTGAGGCCGAGATTCTGCCGCCGATTGAGAACCAGGAGGTGTGGGCTTCCGGCGTGACCTATTTTCGCAGTCGCACCGCCCGGATGGAGGAATCGAAAGACGCCGGCGGTGGTGATTTCTACGACCGCGTCTATGCGGCAGAGCGACCGGAGCTGTTCTTCAAGGCGACGGGGCGCCGCGTCGTCGGCCATGGAGACAAGGTCCGCATCCGCAGCGATGCAAAGTGGTCTGTTCCCGAGCCGGAGTTGACTCTGGTATTGAGCAGCAGCGGCAGGATCATCGGATACACCATCGGAAACGACATGAGCTCGCGCGACATCGAAGGGGAAAATCCGCTCTACCTTCCGCAGGCAAAGGTCTACGACGGCAGCTGCGCCCTCGGCCCGTGCATTCTGCTCAGGCCCGATCCACTAACCCGGGATACCCGGATCGAACTTAAGATCCTTCGCAACGGAGCGACAGCCTTTGCGGGCAAGACTGCGCTGACCGAACTCAAGCGCGAGCCACAGCTTCTAGCCGACTATCTCTTTCGCGACAACAGCTTTCCCTGCGGCAGTTTCCTGATGACAGGAACCGGCATTGTTCCCCC
This genomic window contains:
- a CDS encoding YraN family protein, producing the protein MSAAMPLLESARLRLFEKFAEAAARRRQSEPAHLTTGRRGELAAFFYLRRQGYIVVARGWRSGRLRGDIDLIAWENETLCFIEVKTRTTRDVATAEAAVDEDKRRTLRRLARSYMRRLPRQESPARFDILSIYFEEEKSAEFELFRNAFGWS
- a CDS encoding DUF711 family protein — encoded protein: MKRIVFLALFLVSAYLAAQTGPNPSNPKVRAITGFVLLDRDNYQKQIADALVVLRKTKSQFESAGYEVETLRITTQPLAELVSGLPEDQALAFLKQLDDLSVKENFLPNVGPAMWHDSDDPATMHLLERALSTLPNIEASTIIADGTGIHWKTIHRTAQLVKYVSEHSPHGQGTFNFTATAMLNQFSPFFPGSYHLGNGKQFAIGFEGANVVIDVFTKDKGNYDTALADLTAALSKHASVADAIGKKVAAETGWDFLGVDPTPAPLGDVSIGAAIEAFTGAKFGSSGTLTAARIITAAVKAVPVTQVGYSGLMVPVMEDKLLAQRWAESAYNVDSLLAYSAVCGTGLDTVPLPGDVSVEQMERIFGDVASLATKWNKPLSARLQPVPGKKAGDRTEFQDPYLFNTIVHTLP
- a CDS encoding alpha/beta fold hydrolase, producing MSAIKRKWSLLLLCCALCGCIAEAQEASKAGVPQPEQHEFVIHNFHTESGTVLPEARIIYGTYGHLNAAHDNAILLPSHYMANLHGYEWLMGTGHALDTSKYFMITSELFGNGRSSSPSNTPEPFHGPRFPVMTIRDNVQAVHRLLTEELKITHLRAVIGFSMGAQQAFQWAVSYPTFADKIVATSGTAKTYPHGVVRLEGQIAALTADAAFKDGDYTSPPKKGLEAFATVWTAWLFSQEWWRRELWKSTEPPGTTFEQVLAHFRTDFIPGADANDLILQMRTWERHDVGSTPGFNGDVERALRSIKVPLLYMPSETDLYFPLEDARYEAEFIPQVSLVPIPSLWGHTAGAGSNPADEKFLNDKIGQFLSK
- a CDS encoding alpha/beta fold hydrolase, with the protein product MHRLLILLLVFSPAAWTQQTAPTNGMVKTPDVDLAYEVYGAASANTPVIAVNGGPGLSHKYMLQNDVWSRLSQKRQIVFYDQRGTGKSQRVSANASQGMDAQVADLEAVRAHLGFEKVDLVGDSYGGLLSMAYVSAHPEHVRKLILSDSAPPAWKEIVHLLPQVFPDVEEQDAAIGKKLGNTDEAAQQELINHFRMIFYSQDLMHKYLDGIGDIGYVPKVGEAVGKATENIDLTAQLPKFTQPTLIITGRFDMNVAPLTAWRMYKAIPGAKLEIFEKSGHLSSYEEPDKYVQIVDTFLSGQ
- a CDS encoding fumarylacetoacetate hydrolase family protein yields the protein MKLYRTKNAIFLFSDGNFYRLKENSLDALLAQDKLYDHCVAAISNAQPSSEFSEAEILPPIENQEVWASGVTYFRSRTARMEESKDAGGGDFYDRVYAAERPELFFKATGRRVVGHGDKVRIRSDAKWSVPEPELTLVLSSSGRIIGYTIGNDMSSRDIEGENPLYLPQAKVYDGSCALGPCILLRPDPLTRDTRIELKILRNGATAFAGKTALTELKREPQLLADYLFRDNSFPCGSFLMTGTGIVPPDAFTLQSGDQIDISIEHIGTLSNTVA